A stretch of the Arthrobacter stackebrandtii genome encodes the following:
- a CDS encoding cupin domain-containing protein yields the protein MTTFPGATALSEVSIYNWPARDGAAGGAPHLHTTSAEAYAVQQGHGRLETLDSGGFKSTPLEPGTVLWFTPGTIHRAINDSGDLRVLVVMQNAGLPENGDAVMTFPPAHLVDGTVYSQAAALTPGDADSDDPTTESAARRRRDLALEGYFALKKAVLEEGSAALADFHHAAARIVGARTSHWQKLLVYGAERQAAATRAQLEFLERADSYYLQDARTTMGQRKDNRTYGMCGRIQTWGLSENS from the coding sequence GTGACTACCTTCCCAGGTGCGACTGCACTCTCAGAGGTCAGCATCTACAACTGGCCCGCAAGGGACGGCGCGGCCGGAGGTGCACCACATCTTCACACGACGTCGGCAGAGGCATATGCGGTGCAGCAGGGGCACGGACGGCTGGAGACCCTGGACTCCGGCGGTTTTAAGTCCACGCCATTGGAACCGGGGACCGTGCTGTGGTTTACCCCCGGCACCATCCACCGGGCGATCAATGATTCCGGAGACCTGCGTGTCCTGGTCGTGATGCAGAATGCGGGCCTGCCGGAGAACGGTGATGCCGTCATGACGTTTCCGCCCGCACACCTTGTTGATGGCACGGTCTACAGCCAGGCAGCGGCCTTGACACCCGGCGACGCCGACAGCGATGACCCGACGACGGAATCCGCGGCCCGCCGTCGGCGGGATTTGGCGCTGGAAGGGTATTTTGCGCTGAAGAAGGCTGTACTGGAGGAAGGTTCTGCGGCCTTGGCAGACTTCCACCACGCAGCGGCAAGGATCGTTGGTGCGCGTACTTCCCACTGGCAGAAGCTGCTGGTGTACGGGGCCGAAAGGCAAGCGGCGGCGACACGAGCGCAGTTGGAGTTTCTTGAGCGGGCCGATAGTTACTATTTGCAGGATGCGCGGACTACCATGGGGCAACGAAAGGACAACAGGACGTACGGCATGTGCGGACGGATCCAAACGTGGGGACTTTCGGAAAATTCATGA
- a CDS encoding PmoA family protein, with the protein MTSPVTTLPSSTKLRYSDDGAALTFTVGGQQIASYTYNPTDVQYESPRPYFHPLTTLGGDEVTIFRPWDHVWHKGLSLALPNVGKDNFWGGASYTRATEYTDLDNNGAMDHKAFSSIDDGGAGITAAEELEWSSQEGDPVIAEKRRFNIQLLDVPGVLAWALLFETEISNISPAPISIGSPTTEGRDNAGYGGLFWRGPRSFTGGQFRSAAGTGTDEFMGTRSEWLAFTGKHDQSCNASTITFVEDGSNPGAPNQWFARSSMFACMGSAPFFSEEVLLQDGAPLTYRYAVVISDGEVDQESAESLAGVATAALGAWV; encoded by the coding sequence ATGACCAGCCCCGTAACGACACTCCCCAGCTCCACAAAACTGCGCTACTCCGATGACGGTGCAGCACTGACCTTCACCGTCGGAGGCCAACAGATCGCCAGCTACACCTACAACCCCACCGACGTTCAATATGAAAGCCCGCGGCCCTATTTCCACCCGCTCACCACACTGGGGGGCGACGAAGTCACCATTTTCCGGCCATGGGATCATGTCTGGCACAAGGGACTCTCCCTGGCCTTGCCCAACGTTGGCAAGGACAACTTCTGGGGTGGTGCAAGCTATACCCGGGCCACCGAATATACGGATCTGGACAACAACGGCGCCATGGACCACAAGGCCTTCAGCAGCATCGACGACGGCGGGGCTGGCATCACGGCAGCCGAGGAACTCGAATGGAGCTCCCAGGAAGGCGATCCTGTCATTGCGGAGAAACGCCGCTTCAACATCCAACTCCTGGACGTCCCCGGAGTCCTCGCCTGGGCGCTGCTTTTTGAAACCGAAATCAGCAACATCTCCCCGGCCCCGATCAGCATCGGCAGCCCCACCACCGAGGGACGGGACAACGCCGGCTACGGCGGTCTCTTCTGGCGTGGTCCGCGGTCCTTCACCGGTGGCCAGTTCCGTTCCGCCGCAGGAACAGGCACGGATGAGTTCATGGGCACCCGCTCCGAATGGTTGGCCTTCACCGGCAAGCACGACCAGAGTTGCAATGCCTCCACTATCACTTTTGTTGAGGATGGCTCCAATCCGGGCGCCCCGAACCAGTGGTTTGCCCGTTCCTCCATGTTTGCCTGCATGGGGTCAGCCCCCTTCTTCAGCGAAGAAGTATTGCTGCAGGACGGCGCCCCGCTGACGTATCGCTATGCCGTGGTGATCTCCGACGGTGAGGTTGACCAGGAATCGGCAGAGTCGCTGGCAGGGGTAGCCACGGCAGCCCTGGGTGCTTGGGTCTGA
- a CDS encoding Gfo/Idh/MocA family protein, which yields MRTYKVALVGTGGIAAIHADNLSRAKDRVELVAACDVDEARLAAFSDEHGIVGRYQDLTQLLAEAKPDIVHLCTPPMLHIDQAIECLEAGVHVLSEKPPALSLADFDRLNTAQAVGGTQFSCVFQHRFGDASAAAQALIGGSDFGRPLVARCDTLWYRPDSYFELPWRGSWKAEGGGPTMGHGIHQFDLLLHLLGPWTEVTAIASRQARATSTEDLSVALVRFENGAVATLINSLLSPRETSDIRIDCEFATIELSHLYGYSTDNWTLTPAPGHESTVANAWSGQPLERGSGHSAQFLAMYDALDAGKPLPAGADSARQTLELAAAIYASAFTGVPVRRGDIVPGHPFYAGMDGAGLGTRVLDETALSVPSPV from the coding sequence ATGAGGACGTACAAGGTAGCACTGGTAGGCACGGGCGGGATCGCAGCCATCCATGCAGACAACCTGTCTCGGGCCAAGGACCGGGTGGAACTGGTTGCCGCATGTGATGTGGACGAGGCTCGGCTGGCGGCTTTTAGCGATGAGCACGGCATCGTTGGCAGGTATCAGGACCTGACGCAGCTTCTGGCGGAAGCCAAACCGGACATTGTCCACCTCTGCACACCACCGATGTTGCACATTGACCAAGCCATCGAATGCCTCGAAGCTGGCGTGCATGTCCTCTCGGAAAAGCCGCCGGCACTGAGCCTGGCGGATTTTGACCGACTCAACACAGCACAGGCCGTTGGCGGGACGCAGTTCTCCTGCGTTTTCCAACACCGCTTTGGTGATGCGTCGGCGGCAGCGCAGGCCCTGATCGGCGGCAGTGATTTTGGCCGTCCCCTCGTGGCTCGCTGTGACACATTGTGGTACCGCCCCGACAGCTACTTTGAACTACCGTGGCGCGGAAGCTGGAAGGCCGAAGGCGGGGGACCCACCATGGGTCATGGCATCCACCAATTTGACCTGTTGCTGCACCTGTTGGGCCCTTGGACTGAGGTCACCGCCATTGCCTCGAGGCAGGCGCGGGCCACCTCCACAGAGGATCTGTCCGTCGCGTTGGTCCGATTTGAAAACGGTGCAGTGGCAACTCTGATCAACTCGTTGCTCTCTCCCCGCGAAACCTCAGACATCCGGATCGACTGCGAATTCGCCACCATTGAGCTCAGCCACCTCTATGGCTATTCCACTGACAACTGGACGCTCACCCCGGCGCCCGGCCACGAGTCCACGGTGGCCAACGCATGGAGCGGGCAGCCGCTGGAACGAGGCAGCGGACACTCCGCCCAGTTCCTGGCCATGTACGACGCACTGGATGCGGGCAAGCCTCTTCCTGCAGGCGCCGATTCGGCACGCCAGACGCTGGAACTCGCCGCAGCCATCTATGCCTCCGCGTTCACCGGTGTACCTGTCCGCCGTGGGGACATCGTGCCCGGGCACCCGTTCTATGCAGGGATGGACGGAGCAGGGCTGGGCACACGGGTTCTGGATGAAACCGCCCTTTCCGTGCCTTCCCCCGTCTAA